In Hemicordylus capensis ecotype Gifberg chromosome 3, rHemCap1.1.pri, whole genome shotgun sequence, one DNA window encodes the following:
- the TEX26 gene encoding testis-expressed protein 26 isoform X4, whose protein sequence is MKHDFIFTPATEFIADCARGGRGHAIPFQVNEPTGRNTYTDEFCWKPYCKAEPIRAASATGIRRNNPQPSDRFLVWKLPQDEAENVSPWIKPISKEEIEETLRKQFKTIYSRDYLGLQPGAPQDSAPIPPDWKTLVPQPPDTEARRNYRPPTLAPDLINLTKKYGCNRKRHVPVKGAVPSVSSAQIWNYEHTKQVSTYQRDFGKDDLEILTVLNSLDPETVKAYVERAPNPEKAILQNFLNKVRENMTSQRPSSAKTPRENPLDGM, encoded by the exons ATGAAACACGATTTTATCTTTACACCTGCAACAGAATTCATTGCAGACTG TGCCCGAGGAGGGAGAGGACATGCCATTCCTTTTCAAGTCAACGAACCTACTGGAAGGAACACCTACACGGATGAGTTTTGCTGGAAACCTTATTGCAAGGCAGAACCTATAAGGGCTGCCTCTGCAACAGGAATAAGGCGAAACAACCCTCAGCCTTCAGAT CGTTTCCTGGTTTGGAAGCTGCCTCAAGATGAAGCAGAGAATGTGTCACCTTGGATCAAACCTATTTCTAAAGAAGAGATTGAAGAAACATTAAGAAAGCAGTTCAAAACAATATATTCTCGAGATTATTTAGGATTACAGCCAG GTGCTCCACAAGACTCTGCTCCCATTCCACCAGACTGGAAAACATTAGTTCCCCAGCCTCCGGACACTGAGGCCAGACGTAATTATCGGCCCCCAACCCTGGCTCCTGACTTAATAAACTTGACTAAGAAATATGGATGTAACAGAAAGCGCCATGTTCCAGTGAAAGGCGCAG TTCCTTCAGTGTCTTCTGCTCAGATCTGGAATTATGAACACACTAAACAGGTGTCCACATACCAAAGAGATTTTGGGAAAGATGATCTTGAGATCTTAACAGTTCTGAATTCTCTAGACCCAGAAACAGTTAAAGCATATGTGGAAAGAGCTCCTAATCCAG AGAAAGCAATCCTTCAGAATTTCCTTAACAAAGTCCGTGAAAACATGACATCTCAAAGACCTTCATCCGCAAAGACACCAAGAGAGAATCCACTCGATGGCATGTGA
- the TEX26 gene encoding testis-expressed protein 26 isoform X3 → MQPPERKEEGALLPPINGPTTVRAGAAASIPIAPLWRPRSARLAPPAVGVRKWDPYESTMKHDFIFTPATEFIADCARGGRGHAIPFQVNEPTGRNTYTDEFCWKPYCKAEPIRAASATGIRRNNPQPSDRFLVWKLPQDEAENVSPWIKPISKEEIEETLRKQFKTIYSRDYLGLQPGAPQDSAPIPPDWKTLVPQPPDTEARRNYRPPTLAPDLINLTKKYGCNRKRHVPVKGAVPSVSSAQIWNYEHTKQVSTYQRDFGKDDLEILTVLNSLDPETVKAYVERAPNPGTSEAKKQSQIS, encoded by the exons ATGCAGCCCCCGGAGCGTAAAGAGGAGGGCGCTCTCCTCCCTCCGATTAACGGGCCTACCACAGTAAGGGCCGGCGCCGCCGCCTCCATCCCTATCGCCCCGCTTTGGAGACCCAGGTCTGCTCGCCTGGCGCCGCCCGCTG TAGGTGTTAGAAAGTGGGATCCCTATGAGTCGACAATGAAACACGATTTTATCTTTACACCTGCAACAGAATTCATTGCAGACTG TGCCCGAGGAGGGAGAGGACATGCCATTCCTTTTCAAGTCAACGAACCTACTGGAAGGAACACCTACACGGATGAGTTTTGCTGGAAACCTTATTGCAAGGCAGAACCTATAAGGGCTGCCTCTGCAACAGGAATAAGGCGAAACAACCCTCAGCCTTCAGAT CGTTTCCTGGTTTGGAAGCTGCCTCAAGATGAAGCAGAGAATGTGTCACCTTGGATCAAACCTATTTCTAAAGAAGAGATTGAAGAAACATTAAGAAAGCAGTTCAAAACAATATATTCTCGAGATTATTTAGGATTACAGCCAG GTGCTCCACAAGACTCTGCTCCCATTCCACCAGACTGGAAAACATTAGTTCCCCAGCCTCCGGACACTGAGGCCAGACGTAATTATCGGCCCCCAACCCTGGCTCCTGACTTAATAAACTTGACTAAGAAATATGGATGTAACAGAAAGCGCCATGTTCCAGTGAAAGGCGCAG TTCCTTCAGTGTCTTCTGCTCAGATCTGGAATTATGAACACACTAAACAGGTGTCCACATACCAAAGAGATTTTGGGAAAGATGATCTTGAGATCTTAACAGTTCTGAATTCTCTAGACCCAGAAACAGTTAAAGCATATGTGGAAAGAGCTCCTAATCCAG GCACCAGTGAAGCTAAAAAGCAAAGTCAGATTTCCTGA
- the TEX26 gene encoding testis-expressed protein 26 isoform X2 encodes MQPPERKEEGALLPPINGPTTVRAGAAASIPIAPLWRPRSARLAPPAGVRKWDPYESTMKHDFIFTPATEFIADCARGGRGHAIPFQVNEPTGRNTYTDEFCWKPYCKAEPIRAASATGIRRNNPQPSDRFLVWKLPQDEAENVSPWIKPISKEEIEETLRKQFKTIYSRDYLGLQPGAPQDSAPIPPDWKTLVPQPPDTEARRNYRPPTLAPDLINLTKKYGCNRKRHVPVKGAVPSVSSAQIWNYEHTKQVSTYQRDFGKDDLEILTVLNSLDPETVKAYVERAPNPEKAILQNFLNKVRENMTSQRPSSAKTPRENPLDGM; translated from the exons ATGCAGCCCCCGGAGCGTAAAGAGGAGGGCGCTCTCCTCCCTCCGATTAACGGGCCTACCACAGTAAGGGCCGGCGCCGCCGCCTCCATCCCTATCGCCCCGCTTTGGAGACCCAGGTCTGCTCGCCTGGCGCCGCCCGCTG GTGTTAGAAAGTGGGATCCCTATGAGTCGACAATGAAACACGATTTTATCTTTACACCTGCAACAGAATTCATTGCAGACTG TGCCCGAGGAGGGAGAGGACATGCCATTCCTTTTCAAGTCAACGAACCTACTGGAAGGAACACCTACACGGATGAGTTTTGCTGGAAACCTTATTGCAAGGCAGAACCTATAAGGGCTGCCTCTGCAACAGGAATAAGGCGAAACAACCCTCAGCCTTCAGAT CGTTTCCTGGTTTGGAAGCTGCCTCAAGATGAAGCAGAGAATGTGTCACCTTGGATCAAACCTATTTCTAAAGAAGAGATTGAAGAAACATTAAGAAAGCAGTTCAAAACAATATATTCTCGAGATTATTTAGGATTACAGCCAG GTGCTCCACAAGACTCTGCTCCCATTCCACCAGACTGGAAAACATTAGTTCCCCAGCCTCCGGACACTGAGGCCAGACGTAATTATCGGCCCCCAACCCTGGCTCCTGACTTAATAAACTTGACTAAGAAATATGGATGTAACAGAAAGCGCCATGTTCCAGTGAAAGGCGCAG TTCCTTCAGTGTCTTCTGCTCAGATCTGGAATTATGAACACACTAAACAGGTGTCCACATACCAAAGAGATTTTGGGAAAGATGATCTTGAGATCTTAACAGTTCTGAATTCTCTAGACCCAGAAACAGTTAAAGCATATGTGGAAAGAGCTCCTAATCCAG AGAAAGCAATCCTTCAGAATTTCCTTAACAAAGTCCGTGAAAACATGACATCTCAAAGACCTTCATCCGCAAAGACACCAAGAGAGAATCCACTCGATGGCATGTGA
- the TEX26 gene encoding testis-expressed protein 26 isoform X1 — protein sequence MQPPERKEEGALLPPINGPTTVRAGAAASIPIAPLWRPRSARLAPPAVGVRKWDPYESTMKHDFIFTPATEFIADCARGGRGHAIPFQVNEPTGRNTYTDEFCWKPYCKAEPIRAASATGIRRNNPQPSDRFLVWKLPQDEAENVSPWIKPISKEEIEETLRKQFKTIYSRDYLGLQPGAPQDSAPIPPDWKTLVPQPPDTEARRNYRPPTLAPDLINLTKKYGCNRKRHVPVKGAVPSVSSAQIWNYEHTKQVSTYQRDFGKDDLEILTVLNSLDPETVKAYVERAPNPEKAILQNFLNKVRENMTSQRPSSAKTPRENPLDGM from the exons ATGCAGCCCCCGGAGCGTAAAGAGGAGGGCGCTCTCCTCCCTCCGATTAACGGGCCTACCACAGTAAGGGCCGGCGCCGCCGCCTCCATCCCTATCGCCCCGCTTTGGAGACCCAGGTCTGCTCGCCTGGCGCCGCCCGCTG TAGGTGTTAGAAAGTGGGATCCCTATGAGTCGACAATGAAACACGATTTTATCTTTACACCTGCAACAGAATTCATTGCAGACTG TGCCCGAGGAGGGAGAGGACATGCCATTCCTTTTCAAGTCAACGAACCTACTGGAAGGAACACCTACACGGATGAGTTTTGCTGGAAACCTTATTGCAAGGCAGAACCTATAAGGGCTGCCTCTGCAACAGGAATAAGGCGAAACAACCCTCAGCCTTCAGAT CGTTTCCTGGTTTGGAAGCTGCCTCAAGATGAAGCAGAGAATGTGTCACCTTGGATCAAACCTATTTCTAAAGAAGAGATTGAAGAAACATTAAGAAAGCAGTTCAAAACAATATATTCTCGAGATTATTTAGGATTACAGCCAG GTGCTCCACAAGACTCTGCTCCCATTCCACCAGACTGGAAAACATTAGTTCCCCAGCCTCCGGACACTGAGGCCAGACGTAATTATCGGCCCCCAACCCTGGCTCCTGACTTAATAAACTTGACTAAGAAATATGGATGTAACAGAAAGCGCCATGTTCCAGTGAAAGGCGCAG TTCCTTCAGTGTCTTCTGCTCAGATCTGGAATTATGAACACACTAAACAGGTGTCCACATACCAAAGAGATTTTGGGAAAGATGATCTTGAGATCTTAACAGTTCTGAATTCTCTAGACCCAGAAACAGTTAAAGCATATGTGGAAAGAGCTCCTAATCCAG AGAAAGCAATCCTTCAGAATTTCCTTAACAAAGTCCGTGAAAACATGACATCTCAAAGACCTTCATCCGCAAAGACACCAAGAGAGAATCCACTCGATGGCATGTGA